The Lagenorhynchus albirostris chromosome 17, mLagAlb1.1, whole genome shotgun sequence nucleotide sequence GAATAGCAATCTAATGTACCTAATATCAATCTAATATTAACATATTAGTAGCATCTAATATCAATAGTAATACAAAACCCCTTAATTAATAATGAATAACTTTCCAGCTGAGGTTATACAACACATGAATGGAATGGAATAATCTACCATAATTATGAATAAATGATATCTCAAATTTTTATACTTAATATTTGAACTAGTTTGAGTCTATCATCATGTTGATTAAATGTGCaaagtaaattttattaaacCTTACCACAGAATTTTaagttcagtaaatattagagGATGTACTTTACCCTCAATTGATACTgattattcaataatttattgaACATTGATATACTTAAGGCAAAGTcctaattttgtgtgtgtgtgtgtgtgtgtgtgtgtgtgtgtgtgtgtgagagagagagagagagagagagagagagagagagaatgcttcAGAATGGTGGAATCAAAAATTTGAATATTTAGTTTTAGAAAACATAGGGAAGGTGATCCATTTTGAACAGAAAACCTGATCAATGTAAGATTTGAAAACAATCAAATCTAGGAGAAAAGGATGATGAGAGTCTAAATACTGCAATATAGGTAATGAATCATAATAATATATACCGTATTAAACAAAAACCCTGACCACTCTACCTATATGTAATGAAAAAATACAAGAGGAAGTCTCTTGGATAATTTTGTACATTATGTAATTTGAATATTTAATCAGAACACAACATATATGCTAACTTATTATGAAAATCACATAAACTCATTATAGTTTTTCTAACATTCTTGGTGGTTGTCTAGTCCATGATCGTTAACCTTCATTAAAACGGACTGAACATTTACTGTGTGGGGACGCAGAATCGTCTCCTTTTGTTTttaccagctttacaaaaaattttCAACATTGGTTTCCTAGCATTAGTTAGGGGCAGATACTTCCGTCACCCAGTTTAATTCCtgaaacttttcaaatatttgataaacACCACAATGGTAACAATGATATAAACTTAAAACCCTCAAAGGCTCATAAATGTAACTCGGACACTAAAAATGATCAGGACGTGCAACCAAGCACCCCACCAGGCACCCGCAAGAAACGTCTCATCTAGGAAAGGAATCCTGTAGGTTGCATCCTATAAGGGGCTTGAGACTCCCCTACCCAAGCCAGCCCGGGTTTAAGCCCTCTACCTGTAAACCGTCAAGGAGCAGCCTTGTGCAGTGTGGACCTCGCTACGGGTGCCTTCGCGGGCCAAGGTCGCTCTCCTGATCTGTTCCCCGCCTCACCCTGAAGGAGGGGTGAGAGCTGGGCGGTATCTGCCCAGGCGGGGGCAGACCCCGCGGTCAAGGTGCCATGCTCCCGGCCTCGGGTCCGCAGTGCGCCCTGCCCGCCTACCTTGACAGGGTGTAGGTAACCATCCCCGCGCAGAGCGCCCAGTCCGGGATCCGCCGGTGCGTCGGCGTCGTCCTGCAGGCTGCGAGTGAGGTGCGCGATGTAGGTGGTGGCCAGTAGCAGCACGTCCAGCTTGGACAGCTTGGTGTCCGGCGGCACCGACGGCAGCGTGCGCTGCAGCTCCAGAAAGGCGTGCCGCAGAGTCTGCACGCGGCTGCGCTCCCGCGCCGCGTTTGCTGCCGCCGGCCTCCCGCCCCCCGAGCGCGCACCGCCGCCTGGGCCCGCCGGCCCCGGTCCGGTCCGTCCCTGGCTCGAGTCTCGGGTGGCGGCTACCGGTGGCGCGGGCTCGTTGCTGGCGATCAGGTGGCTGCCTGCGGGGCCGCCGCTGTCCATAGCGGCTTCCGGCGCCGCGCGCCCTGCAAAGGACGGAAGGCGCGGTGAGGCCGGGGCGCCGGTCGAGTTTAACCCGGGGAGGCGCGGCCCTCCCGCTCCCCCTGCGCGCCGTGCCCGGCCGTCCGACATGGCTCCAGGCGATCTCAGAGTTGGGCACTTTTTGACTGGGGCGCTTTTGCCTCCCGGCGTCTGGGGAGAGTGGTGGGGCCCGAGTGTTCCTGGGCTGCTTGGAAGGGTGAGGAGGGGCGCGGTGCCGGCTTTACTTTCCGCCGACAAATTAATCGGAAGGGCTACGCTACCGCGGAAAAAGATTTCGGAAGCACAGCTCCGGTTCGGAACTTGTTAGCGCTTCTGGAATGCTATCCCGCCTGTCCAGCAGTAAAGATGAAGCTGGTCAACTCGTGGAGCGTGGCGGGAAGCCCTGCCTCGCCAGGGCCAGCCGTGCCCACGCCGGCCGCCCTCGCACCATCAGCTCCCGAGGCCCGGGGACCTGAGGGGCGACGGCAGGAGCTCAGTGCAGTTTCTGCCGGAGAAGCGGGGGACCGGTGGCCTCTCCCGGGACTAAGGCACCCGCTACCCCTCCAAGCCCGGGAGCAGCGCGGCGGGGGTCGGACCGGGGCCCTCACCTTTCCTGGAGCGGCCGTACGAGGTTCGGCTCCGCTGCGAGAGCAGGCGAGGAGCGTCGAGCTGGGTCTGCGTGGCCAGGACCGCGCCGGTCACTCCATCCTCGTCCAGCCGAAGGCTACGGCCGCTTCCAGCCTGGGCCGGACGCGCCTTTTATGCGGGCTCCTGCGAGGCGAGGCGTGCGTGCTGGCCAAGCTCGGCGTGGGATGACCGCAGAAGGACCAGCTGACGTCCGCAGGCACCTGAGGTGCCGTGCAGGGGACTCAGTCCTCTCCGAGCAGCCCGTCCGCCTACGGGAGAGTCATTAATGCAACCGTCCGGCGGGGAGGGGCCGGGCCAGAGGGGGCGGGGCGTCTTCTTGGCCCCGCCCCTCCGCGTCCAGGTTCTCTCCGGGGCGGGACTCCGAGAGCCGCACGTCCAGCGCCCGCGGGGTTGGCGGCCGGCTGGGCCAGAGCCGCGGTCTGGGCTGTAGGACCCCAGCGCGGCCTCGCAACTTAGCTGGCCTCGCTGCCGCCCTTCCGCCTTGGGCCCAGTCTGAGCTCCGGCACCTTCCAGGCCGGCGCCGAGCCGAGGCGGGAACGCGGCCGTTTTGTTGAGCGTGACGTAACTTTCTGTGAGGAACTGTGGAGTGTGCCGCCTCGAGGCGCTCACCTTTCACTCTACCACAAGGTAAATGTCTCCCGCTGCCCTAACTGCTTAAAGCGTAGTCCCTCCACCCTCGGGATTCCGTGACCAGTTTACTGAGCCGCCCAGAGATAAACTGCACTTAGTTCGAGCGCGCCCACTGTCTGTGGTACCTTAGGAAGTTCCCCCAGTCGCGGTCGCTTCTCCCCGAAGTTCCGGCGCCTCACCCGTCCCCCAGGGGCCCCCGCTTTGTTTCTCTATTTGGACGGATTTGGAGTTTCCCTGCGGGGAACTCGCCTGAAGTGTTTAGCCCTCGTGGCCCCCCCGGGGAGCGGGGCCGGCGGCCGTGCGGGGAGGGGCTCTCTCCGGCCTCCTTGAGAAAAGGGGGCGCTGCCCCGCGAGGCCCGTTCCCAGCCGCCCAGGAAGCCTGGGCCCTGGACGCCCCCCGACCCTCTGTGGCTTCCGCCCGTTTGGACCCATCGCCTTCAGAGGTGAAGTCTGAGCGGACGCCCCGTATTTCCCAGCGACGTGATTAGTCCATCCTTGAAAACAGTGCCTGCGTGGGGAAGAGTAGGACGTTAAAACACCTTCTTTGCGGTCAAGACTGAATATCgaatttaaaatagcattaatGAAACCGCTCTTGTATACCTGACATAATTTCATCCTTTACCATAGATTTTAAAATTGGAGCTACAGACTAGTGCATGGTAATGGTGGCGCTTATTGTATTTGAGTGTAGAATTCCACACACTTTAAGTATACTAGTGAATCAAAAGAATCCTCAGGTTTTCATCTCAATTCCCATTCAGTAACTGTAGTTCGATTTACACTTTAGAAAGAAGCACACCAAAATACTATTGGTTCAAAAAAGGATTACTTTCTTTTGGTGAATGAGAAAGCACACCTTTATTTCCCCTGTAAATTGTATGTAATGAGGAATAAAGCAGTTGGAAAGCACTGTTTCGGATTCTATAAAGAAGCAAATCAAACAAGAACTCAAAAGGTTCTTCTTATATAATGAGATGCCATAAAGCTACAAACCACAAAGGATGATGTTGCCTAGTAATACTATAAAGGTAAAGAGTCACACGTTTCAGATCGCTTAAGGCTGAATTTACTGGTGTTTtacaaacacattttcttttacttttgagTTATGAAGAAGGTGAGGTTCACATACATCATTTTTTGTCAGCAAGCTTTCAGATTCCTTCAAAAAGAGATTCCTGTATtgacagagaaaaaacaaaacaaaacagcgtttaaattatttcaaaaatgaaagttatCCACAACAGGTAGCAAACATATATAATCTAGGACACAATAACAATAGTGAGGGCTAACGATTAGTTACTAAACTGTGCATCTTCTCAGGCTTGAAAGGAAGCAGAAACAAAGATTTTTTCCTCCTGAGGAAGGGAAGAATGTGGAAAATCTGTGAGTTGGGAGCGATGTGGAAATAAGAATACTGGAGGGAAGGTGGGCCGACTAGGGTAGGCAAATTAGGTGCTCAGGGCTCCTTATGTTTTGCACCCTGGCACCTCACACACCTCACCCTAGCCTAGCCTGCTAGAGTCTCCTGCTGCTTTaggaggtggggtggaggtgcaGGCACAGCAGAGGCACTTCACTGCTAACAATGCCTGGCCAGTTGCCTGCTGAGTTGCCCAACAGTCAAGTTCCAAAGAAAGGACTGATGTAACAAGACCAGCCACTGCAGGCCACCCCCCTTGTCCTATCTGCTGCCACTCTAAGCAGCATCTCCGAATCCTCTGATGACTCTAGAGTAGTCCTAATTCCTGCAAGAAACCAGTATTTGcaattaaattcaaaatggaaGATGAAAATCTTCAAATTTTCCACATTACATAAATTAGTAACAGGTACCTTATTTAGCACTTCTtaagtgctaagtgctttacaaaaaGCACTTTCTCATTTTGTCTTTACAAAAACCCTTTGAGGACTTTACATTTAcagtcaagaaaaataaagctcagAGGGttgaagtaacttgtccaaggtcatatagatagtaagtggcagagacaggagTCAAGCCAGGCAGATTGACCCTAGCACTTGTGCTTTTTACCATACTATTCTATTTACTATTTGTAGGGTGTTTCATTatttgcaaaacattttttttgtatcTGCTATCTCAATAACTTGACTCCCTATGACCAAtccaaatactatttttataGTATGTCTTTCTTTGGAGTTCTTGTCTAATCTGGTTTTAGAGTGCTGTAGATTTTATTTCACTGAGCGTGATGTAGGTCTTAAAATCATACTTATCTTTTTTCTAAATGTGTCAAATAGTTTGGCATCTTATCTTTATATTGTAAAATAATCACACATACCAGTgaagaaaatatattgttttgttatatatctatatcaatgGGTTTTATAGAGTTGGTGCTTTTTTTCACCTGTCAACTACTTCCCTCATTGtttaattaaggtataatttacagacTTAAATTCACTCTTTTGAGTGTATAGTTCAGCAGTTTTGAAAAACACTAACAGTCATGTAACTGCTACCACAATAAAGATATGCaacatttcatcacccccccAAAATTCCCTTGTGTTGACCCTTTGTAGTCAACCCGAGGTCCTCAGCAACTACCGATATTttctctctatagttttgcctttgccAGAATgtcatggaatcatacagtgtgtagccttttaagtctgtcttctttattttattatattttatttttttaacatctttattggagtataattgctttatactgttgtgttagttgctcctgtataacaaagtgaatcagctatacgtatacatatatccccatatcctctccctctgcgtctccctcccaccctccctatcccacccctctaggtggtcacaaagcgccgagctgatctcccttaagtctggcttcttttgattagcataatgcttttgaggtccatccatgttgtgtcATGTATTgctagttcattcctttttaatactgagtagtagtattccattggatggatgtaccacagtttgtttatccattccctaGTTGAGAgacctttgggttgtttccaattttcggTGATTATAAGTAAGCCACTGAAAACATTAGGGCTCAGATTTTTGTGTGAGTATAGGTTTTCATTCCACCTGgggaaatacctaggagtgggactgctgaatGTGGTGTGTGTTTAACTTTGTGAGAATatgtcaaactattttccaaattggctgaaatattttttgcattcccaccagtagtgtgtgagagttccagttgctccacatccttgctagcattacttgatttatttcttcttattcactttaatggacatttttaaagaaaaaaacttgatccaatatttaaaacatttaaaaaatcagatgatTTCACAATCTAGATATCTTGCTTGCTAGCTAGTCTCATTTCTCACCTTCAACATGTCTGCCTGGCTATACTGTTTTGGAGCTGAGTAGCTGCAGGCTGCAGCTGCCTTTAGTTGGACATGTGCTCTCCAGTTTACCTCAGTCACATTCTCACCTGCTTCCCTTACTTTATCTGCCTGTACTTGAGGGTGTTTTTGAGACCCCCTTGCAGTGTGGTTAAGAGCTTGGCTTTTGCAGTCAATGACCCTGGAtacaagtcccagctctgcctcacgGCAATCCTGTGACTTTGGGCCCCTCTGACTGGGCTTCTGCAACACTCATTTTCCCCATGTATAAAATGGGGCTGATAGTATTCTTATCTCAAAGGGTCCTATTGTGTTTTATAATTTGTTTGGGTAATGAAGACTAAGCTTTCAAAGTAgacatttgaaaatggaaaataactaaTACAATTTTTATAACTTAGATCTTACATAACTCTTGTTCACAGAGTAAGCCATTGACAGAGTTGAGACTAGAAGTCACAAAAGTGAGCTTACACTGTTGTAAAGAAACACTATGTCTCTCACCACTGTTGCTTTTTTTTGAGGGAGGTGGGGGTTGTCCTAATTTCAAAGGGTTCTTTGAGAACTGCAAACCAGAATCTTAATGTTATATCTACGTTACtgatacataaatttattttgcatataaaaGTTAATTAGAGGTTAGGTTGAATACAGCAAAAC carries:
- the TCF24 gene encoding transcription factor 24 isoform X4, with the protein product MDSGGPAGSHLIASNEPAPPVAATRDSSQGRTGPGPAGPGGGARSGGGRPAAANAARERSRVQTLRHAFLELQRTLPSVPPDTKLSKLDVLLLATTYIAHLTRSLQDDADAPADPGLGALRGDGYLHPVKKWPMRSRLYIGATGQFLKHSVSGEKINHDNIPTDSQP
- the TCF24 gene encoding transcription factor 24 isoform X2, which translates into the protein MDSGGPAGSHLIASNEPAPPVAATRDSSQGRTGPGPAGPGGGARSGGGRPAAANAARERSRVQTLRHAFLELQRTLPSVPPDTKLSKLDVLLLATTYIAHLTRSLQDDADAPADPGLGALRGDGYLHPVKFWRLESPRSRCWPIHFLKWPMRSRLYIGATGQFLKHSVSGEKINHDNIPTDSQP
- the TCF24 gene encoding transcription factor 24 isoform X1; its protein translation is MDSGGPAGSHLIASNEPAPPVAATRDSSQGRTGPGPAGPGGGARSGGGRPAAANAARERSRVQTLRHAFLELQRTLPSVPPDTKLSKLDVLLLATTYIAHLTRSLQDDADAPADPGLGALRGDGYLHPVKFWRLESPRSRCWPIHFLKWPMRSRLYIGATGVKFIHFSITHSFKVAGFHPRLLNRNVYEWTWLN
- the TCF24 gene encoding transcription factor 24 isoform X3; its protein translation is MDSGGPAGSHLIASNEPAPPVAATRDSSQGRTGPGPAGPGGGARSGGGRPAAANAARERSRVQTLRHAFLELQRTLPSVPPDTKLSKLDVLLLATTYIAHLTRSLQDDADAPADPGLGALRGDGYLHPVKKWPMRSRLYIGATGVKFIHFSITHSFKVAGFHPRLLNRNVYEWTWLN